A part of Desulfofundulus salinus genomic DNA contains:
- the radC gene encoding RadC family protein, which yields MDSPTYRITIKDMPVELRPRERILREGAGVLTDLELLAVLLRTGTPTASAMELAAALLRHFGSLRGLVDASVEELSSVRGVGPAKAAMLKAALELGRRIAQAGGETRPVIRSPEDAACLVMEEMRHLDREHFRALLLNTRNQVIAREIISIGTLNSSTVHPRELFKNAIRRNAAAVILLHNHPSGDPTPSQEDLEVTRRLQEVGRIIGIEVLDHLIIGDNKYVSFKAKGLI from the coding sequence TTGGATTCCCCAACGTACCGCATTACCATTAAGGACATGCCCGTGGAACTGCGCCCCCGGGAGCGTATTTTGAGGGAAGGCGCCGGGGTGCTGACGGATCTGGAGCTTTTGGCCGTTCTTTTGCGCACCGGTACGCCTACGGCCAGTGCCATGGAGCTGGCGGCGGCCCTTTTGCGGCATTTCGGCAGCCTGCGGGGCCTGGTTGACGCCTCAGTGGAGGAGTTGAGCAGTGTCCGGGGTGTCGGGCCGGCCAAGGCGGCCATGTTGAAAGCGGCCCTGGAGCTGGGTCGCCGCATTGCCCAGGCCGGCGGGGAAACCCGGCCGGTGATCAGAAGCCCCGAAGATGCAGCCTGTTTGGTCATGGAGGAAATGCGCCACCTGGACAGGGAGCATTTTCGGGCGTTGTTGCTGAATACCAGGAACCAGGTGATTGCCCGGGAGATCATTTCCATTGGAACCCTTAATTCCTCCACGGTGCATCCCCGGGAATTATTTAAGAATGCCATCCGCCGCAATGCAGCGGCAGTGATCCTGTTGCACAACCACCCCAGCGGGGATCCAACCCCCAGCCAGGAAGACCTGGAGGTGACCAGGCGCCTGCAGGAGGTCGGGCGCATTATCGGCATAGAGGTTCTGGATCACCTGATTATTGGGGATAATAAGTACGTCAGTTTCAAGGCCAAAGGTTTGATTTAG
- a CDS encoding Maf family protein — translation MLPIYLASSSPRRSMLLEKLGLPFTVVVPRVEEGVQEALPPHQLVETLALRKARAVAPSISKGLVVAADTVVVWHDKVLGKPADTREASEMLSLLSGNEHEVYTGVAVIEKPSGRRVVTHERTRVKFRPLTAEEIARYVATGEPLDKAGAYAAQGLGAIFIAGIRGCYFNVVGLPLARLAQVLKEFGVDPLEYVQNN, via the coding sequence GTGTTACCCATTTACCTGGCCTCTTCTTCGCCGCGCCGAAGCATGTTGCTGGAAAAGCTGGGCTTACCTTTCACCGTAGTGGTACCCCGGGTCGAGGAAGGGGTGCAAGAAGCTTTGCCTCCCCATCAACTGGTAGAGACGCTGGCCTTAAGAAAAGCCAGGGCCGTGGCGCCCTCCATTTCCAAGGGGTTGGTGGTGGCGGCAGATACTGTGGTGGTCTGGCACGACAAGGTCCTGGGCAAACCGGCCGATACCCGGGAGGCCAGTGAGATGCTCAGCCTCCTTTCGGGTAACGAACATGAAGTTTACACAGGCGTGGCGGTGATAGAAAAACCCTCCGGGCGCCGGGTGGTTACCCATGAACGCACCCGGGTTAAGTTCAGACCACTGACGGCAGAAGAAATTGCCAGGTATGTGGCCACCGGTGAACCCCTGGACAAGGCAGGGGCCTATGCTGCCCAGGGACTGGGGGCAATTTTTATTGCCGGAATCAGGGGATGCTATTTTAATGTGGTCGGCCTTCCCCTGGCCCGTTTGGCCCAGGTGCTGAAGGAATTTGGTGTGGATCCTTTGGAGTATGTTCAAAACAACTGA
- a CDS encoding DUF4321 domain-containing protein: MANAYKPQRNFWLLVILMLVGALVGDALGAVIIPYLPMLKPFASVGLAPATLDLHFARLTFGFTLTLSPLTALGLLLGYLLYRKL; encoded by the coding sequence GTGGCTAATGCGTACAAGCCCCAGAGAAACTTCTGGTTGCTGGTAATTCTTATGCTGGTCGGGGCCCTGGTGGGTGACGCGCTGGGAGCAGTGATCATTCCTTATTTGCCAATGCTTAAGCCTTTTGCCTCCGTGGGCCTGGCCCCGGCTACTTTAGATCTTCATTTTGCGCGGCTCACCTTTGGTTTTACCCTTACCTTAAGTCCCCTTACGGCATTGGGTTTACTTTTGGGATATCTTTTATACCGCAAACTCTAA
- a CDS encoding sodium:calcium antiporter, which translates to MGLDLALLLISLGVILVSAGFFTNGVEWLGRKLCLTEGAVGSILAAVGTAMPETVIPLIAILLGGGEVGEEIGIGAILGAPFMLGTLALLISGGAVLAFRRTRLEPDPHVIRRDLFFFLVVYTLAIAAAFLPRPLKPVVALGLIVAYIYFVYETITGGRTLDQEEGECEPLYLCKRLDNPPLVLVIVQVLLAFLGIVAGAKVFVDGVADLSAILGVPAFVFSLLVAPLATEMPEKFNSIIWLAQRKDTMALGNITGAMVFQSSVIPAIGIIMTPWVLTETAFISALLALASGLVTYLLLLRRGFLDARLLVAYGGVFYAAFVAAVLTGTIG; encoded by the coding sequence GTTTGGATCTTGCCCTGTTATTAATCAGTTTGGGGGTTATCCTGGTTAGCGCCGGATTTTTTACCAACGGTGTGGAATGGCTGGGAAGGAAGCTTTGCCTGACCGAGGGGGCGGTGGGGAGCATCCTGGCTGCGGTGGGTACGGCCATGCCGGAAACGGTCATTCCCCTGATCGCCATCCTTTTGGGCGGCGGTGAAGTGGGAGAGGAAATAGGCATCGGAGCCATTCTGGGTGCGCCTTTTATGCTGGGGACCCTGGCTTTGCTGATCAGCGGGGGGGCCGTGCTGGCCTTCCGCCGCACGCGTCTGGAGCCCGATCCCCACGTGATCCGGCGGGACCTGTTTTTCTTCCTGGTGGTTTATACGTTAGCCATTGCGGCTGCTTTTCTACCTCGCCCGTTAAAGCCTGTGGTGGCCCTGGGGCTGATTGTCGCCTACATTTATTTCGTATATGAAACCATCACCGGGGGACGCACCCTGGACCAGGAGGAAGGGGAATGCGAACCCCTTTACCTGTGTAAGAGGCTCGACAATCCTCCCCTGGTTCTGGTAATCGTCCAGGTGCTCCTGGCCTTTTTGGGGATCGTGGCCGGGGCGAAGGTTTTTGTAGATGGCGTGGCGGATCTCTCGGCCATACTCGGCGTGCCTGCTTTTGTTTTCTCCCTTCTGGTTGCCCCTCTGGCCACGGAGATGCCCGAAAAATTTAACAGTATCATCTGGCTTGCCCAGCGCAAGGATACCATGGCCCTGGGTAATATTACCGGGGCGATGGTTTTTCAGAGTTCCGTTATTCCGGCCATCGGTATTATCATGACCCCATGGGTGCTCACGGAGACGGCCTTTATAAGTGCGCTTTTGGCCCTGGCTTCCGGGCTGGTGACTTACCTGTTGCTTTTGCGGCGCGGTTTTCTTGATGCACGGCTTCTGGTGGCCTACGGCGGGGTTTTTTACGCTGCCTTTGTGGCGGCGGTGCTTACTGGAACAATAGGGTAA